The following proteins are co-located in the Thermus tengchongensis genome:
- the speD gene encoding S-adenosylmethionine decarboxylase: METVPGGRWVAEIYGCDLDVLENPRMVEAALLDAVMRLGAPRGSAQSVVYKFHPQGLSAAVVSPVAAVMIHTWPEDNASATLDLYFYRDGVDPEEVLKGLSRAFGAKEESAFRYWRGTEHAIKRRAFGGQQGG; encoded by the coding sequence GTGGAAACGGTGCCGGGCGGGCGCTGGGTGGCGGAGATCTACGGCTGCGATCTGGACGTGCTGGAGAACCCCAGGATGGTGGAGGCGGCCCTCCTGGACGCGGTGATGCGCCTGGGGGCACCCAGGGGTTCGGCCCAGTCGGTGGTGTACAAGTTTCATCCCCAGGGGCTCTCGGCGGCGGTGGTGAGCCCGGTGGCCGCGGTGATGATCCACACCTGGCCTGAGGACAACGCCTCCGCCACCTTGGACCTCTACTTCTATCGGGATGGAGTGGACCCTGAGGAGGTCCTGAAGGGGCTCTCCCGGGCCTTCGGGGCCAAGGAGGAATCGGCCTTCCGCTACTGGAGGGGAACGGAACACGCCATCAAGCGCCGGGCCTTCGGCGGCCAGCAAGGAGGTTGA
- a CDS encoding cation:proton antiporter family protein, with translation MEALWVAAAFALGLLASRLGLPPLVGYLGAGFALHGLGLRETEFLHHAAEIGVLLLLFTVGLKLRFQDLLEPRVLVAGGLHFLFFALLALFLLGNLPLALALAFSSTVLVVKVLEDKKELTTYHGRLSVGILVLQDLVAVGLITLYGENQISPWVGLVLLLPLLRFAVAWLLEKSGHDELLVLFGLGLALLGGEGFRQVGLSPELGALIMGILLSGHEKGGEMAKGLWSLKEAFLVAFFLDIGLREGIRGAEAGLVLAFLLLALIKPPLFFGLFLLLGLRARTAFVSSMYLGNYSEFALIVGVVLERAGLLPHSLSTLALLVALSMAISAPLARYSHSLYKLLEARLLPLERKMLHPDQEPERLEGATVLIVGMGRTGGAVYRILEARGERPVGLDADPEKVARHQNKGRRVLYGDAEDPELWERLDLTGLKAVVLALPDLEAKVLAARWLKERGFKGILAATSFHLEEDPVLEAAGVTLLFHPFREAGERLAEKVLERLAIMGEVSHGRS, from the coding sequence ATGGAAGCCCTTTGGGTGGCCGCCGCCTTCGCCCTGGGTCTACTGGCCAGCCGCCTGGGGCTTCCCCCCTTGGTGGGCTATTTGGGGGCAGGCTTTGCCCTTCATGGACTGGGTCTGAGAGAAACCGAATTCCTGCACCATGCGGCGGAGATCGGCGTTCTCCTGCTGCTTTTCACTGTGGGATTAAAGCTCCGCTTCCAGGACCTCTTGGAGCCTCGAGTCCTGGTGGCAGGTGGGCTCCACTTCCTGTTCTTCGCCCTCCTGGCCCTTTTCCTCCTGGGAAACCTTCCCCTGGCCCTAGCCCTGGCCTTTTCCAGCACCGTGCTGGTGGTGAAGGTCCTCGAGGACAAGAAGGAACTCACCACCTACCACGGCCGCCTCAGCGTGGGCATCCTGGTCCTGCAGGACCTGGTGGCGGTGGGCCTCATCACCCTGTATGGCGAGAACCAAATAAGCCCCTGGGTAGGGCTGGTTCTCCTCCTGCCCCTTCTCAGGTTTGCCGTGGCCTGGCTTCTGGAAAAAAGCGGTCACGACGAGCTACTCGTGCTCTTCGGCCTGGGCCTTGCCCTGCTGGGAGGTGAGGGCTTCCGCCAGGTGGGCCTGTCCCCGGAACTGGGAGCCTTAATCATGGGAATCCTCCTCTCGGGCCACGAAAAGGGAGGGGAGATGGCCAAGGGGCTTTGGAGCCTAAAGGAAGCCTTTCTAGTGGCCTTTTTCCTAGACATAGGGCTCAGGGAGGGGATAAGGGGTGCGGAGGCTGGGCTGGTCCTGGCCTTCCTCCTTCTCGCCCTGATCAAACCCCCTCTTTTCTTCGGCCTCTTTCTCCTCCTTGGGCTCCGGGCCCGCACCGCCTTTGTGAGCAGCATGTACCTGGGGAACTACTCGGAGTTTGCCCTCATCGTGGGGGTCGTGCTGGAACGGGCAGGGCTTCTCCCTCATAGCCTTTCCACCCTAGCCCTTCTGGTGGCCCTTTCCATGGCGATTTCCGCACCCTTAGCCCGGTACAGCCATAGCCTTTACAAGCTCCTCGAGGCCCGCCTCCTTCCCCTGGAGCGCAAAATGCTCCACCCCGACCAGGAACCCGAGCGCCTGGAAGGGGCCACGGTGCTCATCGTGGGCATGGGGCGCACCGGGGGTGCCGTCTACCGCATCCTGGAGGCCAGGGGGGAACGCCCCGTGGGCCTGGACGCCGACCCCGAGAAGGTGGCCCGCCATCAGAACAAGGGGCGGAGGGTCCTCTACGGGGATGCGGAGGACCCCGAGCTCTGGGAACGTCTGGACCTTACAGGGCTTAAGGCAGTGGTCCTGGCCCTGCCGGACCTCGAGGCCAAGGTCCTCGCCGCCCGCTGGCTGAAGGAGCGGGGCTTTAAGGGGATCCTGGCCGCCACCAGCTTCCACCTGGAAGAAGACCCCGTTCTGGAGGCCGCTGGCGTCACCCTCCTCTTCCACCCCTTCCGCGAGGCCGGGGAACGCCTGGCGGAGAAGGTGCTGGAAAGGCTGGCTATAATGGGTGAGGTGAGCCATGGCCGGTCATAG
- a CDS encoding FtsK/SpoIIIE family DNA translocase, with protein MAKRKPARPSRNRDLEALGTVALGAAVFFSAPLLPLPTGVFGSFLRETFYQALGLPAYLLPPSLFLLGTFLFRNKPLKPLLRHLLFLYLLAFALLPLLGQPLSGQMGEEAHSFLEAKAGALGLLLPLLLASVVLDLWRRKPPLHLLFTGLRLGVEGVRWTRHRLKTLVLRRRMAALARIYPDHTALKALAQNLSPAELPGVEKALREFLKERAAELKRQMEEDQRPLEPRLQSLLQGLKAPVPGEGPLRDALEERRAALHLEAQALLARLKALHAIPTPRATVGGLVQGLRLREERKARWEKLAGLVQDLENRHEALSSWLSFLSRHPEAQAEGLRALLTGNPPPMVSPPPAVPEPEPFDLDLVFPEPSPAQIQPDLPSPPRSRPQSTALALPTPDLLDPPEPKGTARGLEEEVERLKRTIGDTLRHFGVQAEVVGHARGPSVIRYELLPAPGEKISRIQSLQNDLARALAVGAVRIEAPIPGKNTVGLEVPNPKRELVRFSEAVLSPAFQNAKALLPLVLGKSIEGEIWVRDLAKMPHLLIAGSTGSGKSVAINVLIASLLFKHLPTSLRLLLIDPKMVELTPYEGIPHLVRPVVTSPEEAAGVLQGAVAHMERRYRLLSGVGARNLEQYNAKMEREGGETLPYLIIVVDELADLMMTAPKEVESAILRLAQMSRATGMHLILATQRPSVDILTSLIKVNIPARLAFAVSSGFDSRTILDTQGAEKLIGQGDALFYQPGLTKPVRLQVPYLSEEEVGRLAGFLRGQSYEDRFAEAYGQDFEPPKGPEGTGPGEVDFSDPLLRKAAEIVVEEGYGSVSRLQRRLSIGHARAGKLMDALEAMGIVGPSKGSKPREVLITKDQLKDFFG; from the coding sequence GCCCTGGGTCTACCCGCCTACCTCCTTCCGCCAAGCCTTTTCCTCCTAGGGACCTTCCTCTTCCGGAACAAGCCCCTAAAGCCCCTTCTTCGCCACCTTCTTTTCCTTTACCTCCTGGCCTTTGCCCTCCTTCCCCTCCTGGGGCAACCCCTTTCGGGCCAGATGGGCGAGGAAGCGCACTCCTTCCTGGAAGCCAAGGCAGGGGCCTTGGGCCTCCTCCTTCCCCTCCTGCTGGCCTCCGTGGTCCTGGACCTCTGGCGCCGCAAGCCGCCTCTCCACCTCCTCTTCACCGGCCTCCGCCTAGGGGTGGAAGGGGTGCGGTGGACCCGCCACCGCCTGAAAACCCTTGTCCTCAGGCGAAGAATGGCTGCCCTGGCCCGCATCTATCCCGACCACACCGCCCTAAAGGCCCTGGCGCAGAACCTCTCCCCCGCAGAACTCCCGGGGGTGGAAAAGGCTTTAAGGGAGTTCCTGAAGGAACGGGCCGCCGAGCTGAAGCGGCAGATGGAAGAGGACCAAAGGCCCCTGGAACCCCGGCTCCAATCCCTTCTCCAAGGCCTGAAAGCCCCCGTGCCCGGAGAAGGTCCCTTGCGGGATGCCCTGGAGGAACGGCGGGCAGCCCTTCACCTCGAGGCCCAAGCCCTCCTGGCCCGCCTGAAGGCCCTCCACGCCATCCCCACCCCCCGGGCCACCGTGGGGGGACTGGTGCAGGGGCTAAGGCTCAGGGAGGAGCGCAAGGCCCGCTGGGAGAAGCTGGCTGGCCTGGTCCAGGACCTGGAGAACCGCCACGAGGCGCTTTCCTCCTGGCTTTCCTTCCTCTCCCGCCACCCCGAGGCCCAGGCCGAAGGGCTTAGGGCCCTGCTGACGGGGAATCCCCCGCCCATGGTTTCTCCCCCACCCGCTGTCCCTGAACCGGAACCCTTTGACCTGGACCTGGTCTTCCCCGAACCTTCCCCAGCCCAGATCCAGCCGGACCTCCCTTCACCGCCCCGCTCCCGTCCCCAGAGCACGGCCCTGGCCCTCCCCACCCCGGACCTCCTGGACCCCCCGGAGCCCAAGGGAACCGCCCGGGGCTTGGAAGAGGAGGTGGAACGGCTGAAGCGCACCATCGGCGACACCCTCCGCCACTTCGGGGTGCAGGCGGAGGTGGTGGGCCATGCCCGCGGGCCCTCGGTGATCCGCTACGAGCTTCTGCCTGCCCCCGGGGAGAAGATCAGCCGCATCCAGAGCCTGCAGAACGACCTGGCCCGGGCCCTGGCGGTGGGGGCGGTGCGCATCGAGGCCCCCATCCCTGGGAAAAACACCGTGGGCCTGGAGGTGCCCAACCCCAAAAGGGAGCTGGTGCGCTTTTCCGAGGCCGTCCTCTCCCCTGCCTTCCAAAACGCCAAGGCCCTTCTACCCCTGGTCCTGGGCAAGAGCATCGAGGGGGAGATCTGGGTGAGGGATCTCGCCAAGATGCCCCACCTCCTCATCGCCGGCTCCACGGGAAGCGGCAAGAGCGTGGCCATCAACGTCCTCATCGCCAGCCTCCTCTTCAAGCACCTCCCCACCTCCTTGCGCCTCCTCCTCATCGACCCCAAGATGGTGGAGCTCACCCCCTACGAGGGCATCCCCCACCTGGTGCGCCCCGTGGTGACGAGCCCCGAGGAGGCGGCAGGGGTCCTGCAGGGGGCGGTGGCCCACATGGAGCGGCGCTACCGGCTCCTAAGCGGCGTAGGGGCCAGGAACCTGGAGCAGTACAACGCCAAGATGGAACGGGAGGGCGGGGAAACCCTTCCCTACCTGATCATCGTGGTGGACGAGCTGGCCGACCTGATGATGACCGCCCCCAAGGAGGTGGAATCCGCCATTTTGCGCCTGGCCCAGATGAGCAGGGCCACGGGCATGCACCTCATCCTCGCCACCCAGCGGCCCAGCGTGGACATCCTCACCTCCCTCATCAAGGTGAACATCCCCGCCCGCTTGGCCTTTGCCGTGTCCAGCGGCTTCGATTCCCGCACCATCCTGGACACCCAGGGGGCGGAAAAGCTCATCGGCCAGGGGGACGCCCTCTTCTACCAGCCCGGGCTCACCAAGCCCGTGCGCCTGCAGGTACCCTACCTATCCGAGGAGGAAGTAGGGCGCCTCGCCGGCTTCCTCAGGGGCCAGAGTTACGAGGACCGCTTCGCCGAGGCCTACGGCCAGGACTTTGAGCCCCCCAAGGGGCCGGAGGGCACGGGCCCCGGCGAGGTGGACTTCTCGGATCCCCTTCTCAGGAAGGCGGCGGAGATCGTGGTGGAGGAGGGCTACGGCTCCGTAAGCCGTCTGCAACGCCGCCTTTCCATCGGCCACGCCCGGGCCGGAAAGCTGATGGACGCCCTCGAGGCCATGGGCATCGTGGGACCCTCCAAGGGCTCCAAGCCGCGGGAGGTCCTCATCACCAAGGACCAGCTCAAGGACTTCTTCGGCTAG
- a CDS encoding DsbA family protein → MQRTIVLVGVALALLGLGWILWGPKGKAGLDPAQGARFALGAPNAPVVVVDFSNYLCPHCQNHALNVLPRLKAEYIDTGKVRYLFRDFPFPGQAHVIRASEAAACAADQGRYYEYHEVLFRAASSWGNLQGSVLDRYLVDLAGQMGLDENAFSQCLSSNKHREGVLADQKLATDLGLTGTPTFFIGGEKHTGFLSYEEWKNLLDKALAEQK, encoded by the coding sequence ATGCAACGCACTATAGTTCTCGTAGGGGTGGCTCTGGCCCTTCTCGGCCTGGGCTGGATCCTTTGGGGTCCCAAGGGGAAAGCCGGGCTAGACCCCGCCCAAGGTGCCCGCTTTGCCCTGGGCGCCCCCAACGCCCCCGTGGTGGTGGTGGACTTTTCCAACTACCTCTGCCCCCACTGCCAGAACCACGCTTTAAACGTCCTCCCCCGACTGAAAGCCGAGTACATCGACACCGGTAAGGTGCGCTACCTCTTCCGCGACTTCCCCTTCCCCGGCCAGGCCCACGTGATCCGGGCCAGCGAGGCCGCCGCCTGTGCCGCCGACCAAGGGCGTTACTACGAGTACCACGAGGTTCTCTTCCGGGCCGCCTCCAGCTGGGGGAACCTCCAGGGGAGCGTGCTCGACCGCTACTTGGTGGACCTGGCGGGGCAGATGGGGCTGGACGAGAACGCCTTTAGCCAGTGCCTTTCCTCCAATAAGCACCGCGAGGGGGTCCTGGCCGACCAGAAGCTGGCCACGGACCTGGGCCTCACCGGTACCCCCACCTTCTTCATCGGTGGGGAAAAGCACACCGGTTTTCTGAGCTACGAGGAGTGGAAAAACCTCCTGGATAAAGCCTTGGCCGAGCAAAAGTGA
- the speE gene encoding polyamine aminopropyltransferase: protein MDYGMYFFEHITPYETMVRRMERVIAAGRTQYQDYFLFETQGFGKVLVLDKDVQSTERDEYVYHETLVHPAMLSHPEPRTVLIVGGGEGATLREVLKHPTVERAIMVDIDGELVEVAKRHMPEWHQGAFEDPRTVLIIDDARAYLERTQDTYDVIIIDLTDPVGEDNPARLLYTVEFYRLVKAHLNPGGIMGMQAGMIMLTHHRVHPVVHRTVREAFRYVRSYKNHIPGFFLNFGFLLASDAFDPAAFSEGVIEARIRERNLALRHLSAPYLEAMFVLPKDIQEAVETETMVSTDANPFYLTPEGEARQSPYRG, encoded by the coding sequence ATGGACTACGGCATGTACTTTTTTGAGCACATCACCCCTTACGAAACCATGGTGCGGCGCATGGAAAGGGTAATCGCCGCCGGCCGCACCCAGTACCAGGACTACTTTCTCTTTGAAACCCAGGGCTTCGGCAAGGTGCTGGTCCTGGATAAGGACGTACAAAGCACGGAAAGAGACGAGTACGTTTACCACGAAACCCTGGTCCACCCGGCCATGCTCTCCCACCCCGAGCCCAGGACCGTGCTCATCGTGGGAGGCGGAGAAGGAGCCACCTTGCGGGAGGTGCTTAAGCACCCCACCGTGGAACGGGCGATCATGGTGGACATCGACGGGGAGCTGGTGGAGGTGGCCAAGCGCCACATGCCCGAATGGCACCAGGGAGCCTTCGAGGATCCCCGAACGGTCCTGATCATCGACGACGCCCGGGCTTACCTGGAGCGCACCCAGGACACGTACGATGTCATCATCATCGACCTCACGGACCCCGTGGGGGAGGACAATCCCGCAAGGCTTCTCTACACGGTGGAGTTTTACCGCCTGGTGAAGGCCCACCTGAACCCGGGCGGGATCATGGGCATGCAGGCGGGCATGATCATGCTCACCCACCACCGCGTGCATCCGGTGGTCCACCGCACGGTGCGGGAGGCTTTCCGCTACGTGCGGAGCTACAAGAACCACATCCCCGGCTTCTTCCTGAACTTTGGCTTCCTCCTGGCCTCGGATGCCTTTGACCCCGCGGCCTTCTCCGAAGGGGTCATCGAGGCCCGCATCCGGGAGCGGAACCTCGCCCTGCGCCACCTCTCCGCCCCCTACCTGGAGGCCATGTTCGTCCTGCCCAAGGACATCCAGGAGGCAGTGGAAACGGAAACCATGGTCTCCACCGATGCGAACCCCTTCTACCTCACCCCGGAGGGCGAGGCCCGTCAGTCCCCCTACCGGGGCTAA
- a CDS encoding YebC/PmpR family DNA-binding transcriptional regulator produces MAGHSKWAQIKRKKAANDLKRGKIISKHLRAIQAAARAGGSPYPEANVQLRNAIEAARADDVPMENIERLLQKLQGGGDGAEQYEEIVYEGYAPGGVALLVYALTDNRNRTAGEVRHVFNKYGGSLGASGSVAWQFERKGVIVSANSEAAQEAAIELGALDLEEEGESLTIYTDPAEAYRMAEELKARGIPVEAVEVVQHPQNTVALPPEEAAKVMRLVEALEDLDDVQHVYTNLDPASLQVEA; encoded by the coding sequence ATGGCCGGTCATAGCAAGTGGGCACAGATCAAGCGCAAAAAAGCCGCCAACGACCTCAAACGCGGCAAGATCATCTCCAAGCACCTACGGGCCATCCAGGCGGCAGCGCGAGCGGGAGGAAGCCCCTACCCGGAGGCCAACGTCCAGCTTCGCAACGCCATTGAAGCCGCCCGCGCCGACGATGTCCCCATGGAAAACATCGAGCGCCTCCTGCAAAAGCTGCAAGGCGGCGGGGACGGGGCCGAGCAGTACGAGGAGATCGTCTACGAGGGATACGCCCCAGGGGGTGTGGCCCTTTTGGTCTACGCCCTCACCGACAACCGCAACCGGACCGCCGGAGAGGTGCGCCACGTGTTCAACAAATACGGGGGCTCCCTGGGGGCCAGTGGCAGCGTGGCCTGGCAGTTTGAGCGCAAAGGGGTGATCGTCTCTGCGAACTCCGAGGCGGCGCAAGAGGCAGCCATTGAACTAGGGGCCTTGGACCTCGAGGAGGAAGGGGAAAGCCTCACCATCTACACCGACCCCGCCGAGGCCTACCGCATGGCCGAGGAGCTAAAGGCGCGGGGCATCCCCGTGGAGGCGGTGGAGGTGGTGCAGCATCCCCAGAACACCGTGGCCCTGCCTCCTGAGGAGGCCGCCAAGGTCATGCGCCTGGTGGAGGCCCTGGAGGACCTGGACGACGTGCAACACGTCTACACCAACCTGGACCCCGCTAGCCTGCAGGTGGAAGCTTAG